One window of Arvicola amphibius chromosome 6, mArvAmp1.2, whole genome shotgun sequence genomic DNA carries:
- the Hes5 gene encoding transcription factor HES-5 codes for MAPSTVAVEMLSPKEKNRLRKPVVEKMRRDRINSSIEQLKLLLEQEFARHQPNSKLEKADILEMAVSYLKHSKAFAAAAGPKSLHQDYSEGYSWCLQEAVQFLTLHAASDTQMKLLYHFQRPPAPTAPTKEPPAPGTAPHPTRSPAKAAAAVATSRQPACGLWRPW; via the exons ATGGCCCCAAGTACCGTGGCGGTAGAGATGCTCAGTCCCAAGGAGAAAAACAGA CTGCGGAAGCCGGTGGTGGAGAAGATGCGTCGGGACCGCATCAACAGCAGCATAGAGCAGCTGAAGCTGCTGCTGGAGCAGGAGTTCGCGCGGCACCAGCCAAACTCCAAGTTGGAGAAGGCCGACATCCTGGAGATGGCTGTCAGCTACCTGAAGCACAGCAAAG CCTTCGCCGCGGCTGCCGGCCCCAAGAGCCTGCACCAGGACTACAGCGAGGGCTACTCGTGGTGTCTGCAAGAGGCCGTGCAGTTCCTGACCCTGCATGCCGCCAGCGACACGCAGATGAAGCTGCTGTACCACTTCCAGCGGCCCCCTGCGCCCACCGCACCTACCAAGGAGCCCCCGGCCCCGGGCACTGCGCCCCACCCCACGCGCTCCCCGGCTAAGGCCGCTGCCGCCGTCGCCACTTCTCGACAACCCGCCTGTGGCCTCTGGCGGCCCTGGTGA